A genomic stretch from Dermochelys coriacea isolate rDerCor1 chromosome 24, rDerCor1.pri.v4, whole genome shotgun sequence includes:
- the PSMC4 gene encoding 26S proteasome regulatory subunit 6B, producing MEEIGILVEKTQDELPAQAISRPQTGLSFLAPEPEDLEDLYSRYKKLQQELEFLEVQEEYIKDEQKNLKKEFLHAQEEVKRIQSIPLVIGQFLEAVDQNTAIVGSTTGSNYYVRILSTIDRELLKPNASVALHKHSNALVDVLPPEADSSIMMLTSDQKPDVMYADIGGMDIQKQEVREAVELPLTHFELYKQIGIDPPRGVLMYGPPGCGKTMLAKAVAHHTTAAFIRVVGSEFVQKYLGEGPRMVRDVFRLAKENAPAIIFIDEIDAIATKRFDAQTGADREVQRILLELLNQMDGFDQNVNVKVIMATNRADTLDPALLRPGRLDRKIEFPLPDRRQKRLIFSTITSKMNLSEEVDLEDYVARPDKISGADINSICQEGGMLAVRENRYIVLAKDFEKAYKTVIKKDEQEHEFYK from the exons ATGGAGGAAATCGGGATCTTGGTGGAGAAAACCCAG GATGAGCTGCCTGCGCAGGCTATCTCCAGGCCTCAGACTGGCCTGTCCTTCCTGGCCCCGGAGCCCGAGGACCTGGAGGATCTCTACAGCCGCTACAag aagctgcagcaggagctggagtTCCTGGAGGTGCAGGAGGAGTACATCAAGGATGAGCAGAAGAACCTGAAGAAGGAGTTCTTGCACGCGCAGGAGGAGGTGAAGCGCATCCAGAGTATCCCGTTGGTCATCGGCCAGTTCCTGGAGGCCGTGGACCAGAACACGGCCATCGTGGGCTCTACCACAG GCTCCAATTACTACGTGCGGATCCTGAGCACCATTGAccgggagctgctgaagcccaatgCCTCGGTGGCCCTGCACAAACACAGCAACGCGCTGGTGGATGTGCTGCCACCCGAGGCTGACAGCAGCATTATGATGCTGACATCAG ATCAGAAACCAGATGTGATGTACGCCGACATCGGCGGGATGGACATCCAGAAGCAGGAGGTGAGGGAGGCCGTGGAGCTGCCCCTCACCCACTTTGAGCTCTACAAGCAG ATCGGCATTGACCCCCCGCGCGGCGTCCTGATGTATGGCCCCCCCGGCTGTGGGAAGACTATGCTGGCCAAAGCCGTGGCCCATCACACCACAG CTGCCTTCATCCGCGTGGTGGGCTCGGAGTTTGTGCAGAAGTACCTGGGTGAGGGGCCGCGCATGGTGCGGGACGTCTTCCGGCTGGCCAAGGAGAATGCGCCTGCCATCATCTTCATAGACGAGATAGACGCCATCGCCACCAAGCGCTTTGACGCCCAGACAgggg CCGACAGGGAGGTGCAGCGCAtcctgctggagctgctgaatCAGATGGACGGCTTTGATCAGAACGTCAACGTCAAG GTGATCATGGCCACAAACCGGGCAGACACGCTAGACCCTGCCCTGCTGCGGCCTGGCCGCCTCGACCGCAAGATCGAGTTCCCCCTGCCTGACCGGCGCCAGAAGCGCCTCATCTTCTCCACCATCACCAGCAAGATGAACCTGTCCGAGGAGGTGGACTTGGAGGACT aTGTGGCCCGGCCGGATAAGATCTCGGGTGCCGACATCAACTCCATCTGCCAGGAG GGTGGCATGCTGGCTGTGCGGGAGAACCGCTACATCGTCCTGGCCAAGGACTTCGAGAAGGCATACAAGACAGTCATCAAGAAGGACGAGCAGGAGCACGAGTTCTACAAATGA